In the Thermosipho japonicus genome, one interval contains:
- a CDS encoding biosynthetic peptidoglycan transglycosylase, with protein sequence MLENKYLNICNLWIENFSKKYQISSDFLRFVFLIEDKRFLSHKGIDYLGFIRAFLVNARYLSIKQGASTISQQLFVLENSNLNLCFGKVIDKLKKVYGAIVFEKKYSKEEIMYRYLNKVYFGKSYFGVYEAALGYFNKQPITLSKAQSFFLVERIALPNKVRIDRIQRILKRPEIKKLLTQEDLEELYSIYKMFFRVKIQVMGGRVYEFL encoded by the coding sequence ATGCTGGAGAATAAATATTTGAATATATGTAATTTATGGATAGAAAATTTTTCAAAAAAATATCAAATAAGTAGTGATTTTCTAAGATTTGTTTTTCTTATCGAAGATAAGAGATTTTTGAGTCATAAAGGAATTGACTATTTAGGGTTTATAAGAGCTTTTCTCGTTAATGCTAGATATTTGAGTATAAAACAAGGAGCAAGTACTATTTCGCAGCAATTATTTGTACTTGAGAATAGTAATTTAAATTTATGCTTTGGAAAAGTGATAGACAAGTTAAAAAAAGTTTATGGTGCTATTGTATTTGAGAAAAAATATTCAAAAGAAGAAATTATGTATAGGTATTTAAATAAAGTATATTTTGGAAAATCATATTTTGGCGTTTATGAAGCTGCATTAGGATATTTTAATAAACAACCCATAACTCTTAGTAAAGCTCAAAGTTTCTTCTTAGTAGAAAGAATTGCGTTACCAAATAAAGTTAGGATTGATAGAATACAGAGAATATTAAAGCGACCTGAAATAAAAAAACTACTTACTCAAGAAGATTTAGAAGAACTATATAGTATATATAAGATGTTTTTTAGAGTGAAAATTCAAGTTATGGGGGGAAGGGTCTATGAATTTTTATGA
- a CDS encoding TIGR02391 family protein yields MKLNYKIIAVEVGDLLKYDTTINEINRIAEAIFNFEREEFPNENITSSRAKLIYDWIMTLGKQSGLSIDAKNKLLVDFCMKLVSNEQLKEGVISILKENGISDFSLKEQDLNEFNARNFHSEVVKHARKLFLQKNYFHAVFEASKAYNKAVKEKACSNKEGASLMMEVWGCKGVLKITRCETDTDENVQDGVKFLSSGLMRAIRNPTAHEPALDWPIDKQECLEILSLISFLFRQLDKAVYYSGE; encoded by the coding sequence TTGAAATTAAATTACAAGATTATTGCTGTAGAAGTTGGTGACTTATTAAAGTATGATACAACTATAAATGAAATAAACAGAATAGCCGAAGCTATTTTTAACTTTGAACGTGAAGAATTTCCTAATGAAAATATTACTTCATCAAGAGCAAAACTTATTTATGATTGGATTATGACTTTAGGAAAGCAAAGTGGATTGTCTATAGATGCAAAAAACAAATTATTGGTTGATTTTTGTATGAAATTAGTTTCCAATGAACAACTTAAAGAAGGAGTAATAAGTATATTGAAAGAAAATGGTATTAGTGATTTTTCTTTAAAAGAGCAAGATTTAAACGAGTTTAATGCAAGAAATTTTCATTCAGAAGTGGTAAAACATGCTAGAAAACTTTTTTTACAAAAAAATTATTTTCATGCGGTTTTTGAAGCAAGTAAGGCATACAATAAAGCAGTTAAAGAAAAAGCATGTAGTAATAAAGAAGGGGCTAGTCTAATGATGGAAGTTTGGGGTTGTAAAGGAGTACTCAAAATAACTCGTTGTGAAACTGATACCGATGAAAACGTTCAGGATGGAGTGAAGTTTTTATCTAGTGGGTTAATGAGAGCTATTAGGAATCCAACTGCTCATGAACCAGCTTTGGATTGGCCTATAGATAAACAAGAATGTCTTGAGATTTTAAGTCTTATATCATTTTTATTTAGACAATTGGATAAAGCAGTTTATTATTCTGGAGAATAA
- a CDS encoding ATP-dependent nuclease, whose amino-acid sequence MKIRRIHIHNFRSIKDVSIELKNYSLLIGENNVGKTNIISALRIFYDDFKYDPNRDFPKFDTDDQESWIEIEYLTTKEEQSMLKEEYQSDDRILKVRKILKTKDNKFSSKIKTNQSNIFAYENGMLSSNFFYGARNISQAKLGTVIYIPAISKIDESLKTSGPSPFRKVLNFVINKIIQKSRSYDTLGEAFEKFNKNFKNETVDGISISKLIEEINKEIDGWGVKFGINVKPIEIDEIVKTLISHYMEDENLGEELSINLFGQGLQRHLIYTIIKLSSKYTSKTFEKTNKKDFSPDFTLLLFEEPEVFLHPSQQERLNVELDKLSELEDTQVIITTHSPIFVSKNINKLSTLIRVKKDKETKVYQINESKIETLLGENTSMFKFFSKILHDDKTPESLKRKIESRKLAQKDDDMEYKLKEESFKYFLWIDSERAKLFFAKHVIICEGATEKVFFDFLLNTKWIDLKQKHIYFLDSMGKYNIHRYMNLFKLLGIEHSIIMDKDRDSEIHELINSFIEKSKNEFTNEIYYFDPDIEGYLSIEKPNENRQKPLNIMVKYSEKMINGDKINKLRDIIEKLLNKQDDYGR is encoded by the coding sequence ATGAAAATAAGAAGGATCCATATTCATAACTTTCGTTCAATAAAAGATGTAAGTATAGAATTGAAGAATTATTCATTGCTTATAGGAGAAAACAATGTTGGAAAAACAAACATTATTAGTGCGTTAAGAATATTTTATGATGATTTTAAATATGATCCAAACAGGGATTTTCCTAAATTTGACACAGATGATCAAGAAAGTTGGATAGAGATAGAATATTTAACTACGAAAGAAGAACAGTCCATGTTGAAAGAGGAATACCAAAGTGATGATAGAATTTTAAAAGTAAGAAAGATTTTAAAAACTAAAGATAATAAGTTTAGTTCAAAAATAAAAACTAATCAAAGTAATATTTTCGCTTATGAAAATGGAATGTTATCATCTAATTTTTTCTATGGAGCGAGAAATATTTCTCAGGCAAAATTGGGTACAGTTATTTATATTCCAGCGATTAGCAAGATAGATGAATCTCTTAAAACAAGTGGACCTTCTCCTTTTAGAAAAGTTTTGAATTTTGTTATTAATAAAATAATTCAAAAAAGTCGTAGCTATGATACCTTAGGAGAAGCTTTTGAAAAGTTTAATAAAAACTTTAAAAATGAGACTGTTGATGGAATTTCTATTTCAAAATTAATTGAGGAAATTAATAAAGAAATTGATGGATGGGGAGTAAAATTTGGAATAAATGTTAAACCTATAGAAATAGACGAAATTGTCAAAACTTTAATTTCGCACTATATGGAAGACGAAAATTTAGGTGAAGAACTTAGTATTAATTTATTTGGTCAAGGATTACAAAGGCATTTAATTTATACAATAATAAAATTATCATCAAAATATACTTCAAAAACATTTGAAAAAACAAATAAAAAAGATTTTTCTCCAGATTTTACTTTGCTCCTTTTTGAAGAGCCAGAAGTATTTTTGCATCCTTCACAACAAGAGAGATTGAATGTAGAATTGGATAAACTTTCCGAATTGGAAGATACCCAGGTTATAATAACAACACATTCTCCAATATTTGTTAGCAAAAATATAAATAAATTATCTACTCTTATAAGAGTTAAGAAAGATAAAGAAACAAAAGTTTATCAAATCAATGAATCTAAAATAGAAACCTTGTTAGGTGAGAACACATCGATGTTCAAATTCTTTTCTAAGATATTGCATGATGATAAGACACCTGAATCTCTGAAAAGAAAAATAGAAAGTAGAAAACTTGCCCAGAAAGATGATGATATGGAATATAAGCTAAAAGAAGAATCCTTTAAATATTTTTTGTGGATTGACAGTGAAAGAGCAAAATTGTTTTTTGCTAAACACGTGATTATTTGTGAAGGCGCAACCGAGAAAGTATTTTTTGATTTTTTACTAAATACAAAATGGATTGATTTAAAGCAAAAACACATATATTTTTTGGATTCAATGGGAAAATATAACATTCATAGATATATGAATTTATTTAAATTATTAGGAATAGAACATTCTATAATAATGGACAAAGACAGAGATTCTGAAATTCATGAATTGATCAATTCTTTTATAGAAAAGAGTAAAAATGAATTTACCAATGAGATATATTATTTTGATCCTGATATAGAGGGATACTTAAGCATTGAAAAACCTAATGAAAATAGGCAAAAACCTTTGAATATAATGGTTAAATATTCGGAAAAAATGATAAATGGGGATAAAATAAATAAGTTACGCGATATTATAGAAAAGTTATTAAATAAGCAAGACGATTATGGAAGATAA
- a CDS encoding metallophosphoesterase, which yields MSKSVIVSDLHIGDMSDADDFYTSGNFEKFIAFLEYIEKDEEMEKIIIAGDLFELWQCKVEKILQMYVDLWKVLLKLKETGKKIIYIPGNHDSLPFAKLVYKAAPFPFGPIQLTDKYDIDEKRKLIFPYYCEGNLWVEHGHRFDIYNRDVSTLAGGSKGVH from the coding sequence ATGAGTAAATCGGTTATTGTGAGCGATTTACACATCGGTGACATGTCTGATGCTGATGATTTTTATACCTCCGGTAATTTTGAAAAATTTATAGCCTTTCTTGAATATATTGAAAAAGATGAGGAAATGGAAAAGATAATTATAGCAGGCGATTTATTTGAACTATGGCAATGTAAAGTTGAAAAAATTCTACAAATGTATGTTGATTTATGGAAAGTTTTACTTAAATTAAAAGAAACAGGAAAAAAGATAATTTATATCCCCGGCAATCATGATTCCCTTCCTTTTGCAAAGTTAGTCTACAAAGCTGCTCCATTTCCTTTTGGCCCAATCCAATTAACAGATAAATACGACATTGATGAAAAAAGAAAATTAATATTTCCCTATTATTGTGAGGGTAATCTATGGGTTGAACATGGTCATAGATTTGATATATATAACAGAGATGTTTCCACACTTGCGGGAGGTTCAAAAGGTGTGCATTAG
- a CDS encoding oligosaccharide flippase family protein, which produces MNNKYKHLAKNTLWISLGTFGSKTISFFLLPIFTRVLNKTSYGKIDFFSTTISLLTIFLSFEIAAAVFRFAAESNLEKNKKILTSAYSVVFFSAIFFLLLFPLLERINSFFQQTKYYLFFSIVFSILSVINKNYLRAKEKMLVYATSDIINTFSFATFGILLVAVYKKDVIGYIQAYLLAQLITNIYLIIAGNLYKEISFKYVSKSMLKEMIKYSLPFVPNDLSWWIMNVSDRYLLIYFLGFAASGLYAVSYKFMALLSVLNGIFYQAWQVSAVKQYDKDDRDKFYSTVFYYLSSSLIIVLLLFSIIMRPFVKIMVGNEFEKAWMFLPFLMLGALFSSFSSFYGVGYIASKESKGAFTTSVYGALTNIGINIAFIPMIGAQAAAISTMVAFFVMWVLRLRQTRRYFKIKVNWKVLNINILLVVVSLFSNYIESYGIYIQVLSIILFILFNIDYIKSIFRMIFNYLKNVGLR; this is translated from the coding sequence ATGAATAATAAATACAAACATCTTGCCAAAAACACGTTATGGATATCATTAGGTACATTTGGTTCAAAAACAATATCATTTTTTTTGCTTCCAATCTTTACAAGAGTTTTAAATAAAACTTCGTATGGAAAGATAGATTTTTTTTCTACTACGATTAGCTTGCTAACGATATTTCTTTCATTTGAAATCGCAGCAGCAGTTTTTAGATTTGCTGCAGAATCTAATTTAGAAAAGAATAAAAAAATACTTACCTCCGCTTATTCGGTGGTATTTTTTTCAGCCATATTTTTTCTTTTACTATTTCCACTGCTTGAAAGAATAAACAGCTTTTTTCAACAAACAAAATATTACCTATTTTTTTCAATAGTTTTTTCAATATTAAGTGTAATTAATAAAAATTACTTAAGAGCAAAAGAAAAAATGCTTGTATATGCAACAAGTGATATAATAAATACTTTTAGTTTTGCAACATTTGGAATACTTTTGGTTGCAGTTTATAAAAAAGATGTAATAGGATATATACAAGCTTATCTATTGGCCCAATTAATTACAAACATTTATTTGATAATAGCCGGGAATTTATACAAAGAAATTTCTTTTAAATATGTATCAAAAAGTATGCTGAAAGAAATGATAAAATATTCTTTGCCATTTGTACCAAACGATTTATCATGGTGGATAATGAATGTTTCAGACAGATATTTGCTAATTTATTTTCTAGGTTTTGCTGCATCTGGGTTGTATGCAGTATCGTACAAATTTATGGCATTGTTAAGTGTTTTAAATGGAATATTTTATCAAGCCTGGCAGGTATCTGCAGTAAAGCAGTATGACAAAGATGATAGAGATAAATTTTATTCTACAGTCTTTTATTATTTAAGTTCGAGTTTGATAATAGTATTATTGCTATTTTCAATAATTATGAGACCTTTTGTAAAAATAATGGTAGGAAATGAATTTGAAAAAGCATGGATGTTTTTACCATTTTTGATGCTTGGAGCATTATTTTCATCATTTTCATCATTTTATGGGGTTGGATATATTGCAAGCAAAGAATCAAAAGGAGCATTTACAACATCCGTATATGGAGCACTTACAAATATTGGAATTAACATAGCTTTTATACCAATGATAGGTGCACAAGCAGCGGCAATTTCAACGATGGTAGCATTTTTTGTAATGTGGGTTTTAAGATTGAGGCAAACAAGAAGGTATTTTAAAATAAAAGTTAATTGGAAAGTTTTGAATATCAACATATTGTTGGTTGTAGTAAGTCTTTTTTCAAATTATATTGAGAGCTATGGAATTTATATCCAAGTTTTGTCAATAATATTGTTTATACTTTTTAATATTGACTACATTAAAAGCATATTTAGAATGATTTTTAATTATTTAAAAAATGTGGGACTTAGATAA
- a CDS encoding Coenzyme F420 hydrogenase/dehydrogenase, beta subunit C-terminal domain, which translates to MKNNVMDKIGINCIGCGLCENVCPKKCINITEKSNIGIIPKVDEKLCVNCGACLDTCPTNEIAKSENLNLVKKVIIASSKNKNILMNSSSGGIVSTILYSLFENSKIDAALVAHFDKNLNVYGDFITSKNEILLHSGSYYQTSRMLVNIDRIKKFKSVAFVGLPCHNVALKKFIKKYNLENIYLSISLVCTIGRMKNGLIDFINRKYPHFVIDNIVSYRSRYGEKRPGVIKIKNNVESIELDANNFFFENDYFFVPEGCLNCKKLFGIEYSDISVGDNWGVKSENKIAIVSINSQKGLEMFSDIKKDILFKEAKIEDLVKSQPIGYGLKYSNREIFNKRIRLLKFFYRMLPKNKFIKKLLIKIRGFIFYIYLSNKR; encoded by the coding sequence ATGAAAAATAATGTTATGGATAAAATAGGAATAAATTGTATTGGTTGTGGCTTATGCGAAAATGTGTGTCCTAAGAAATGCATAAATATTACTGAAAAATCAAATATTGGTATAATTCCAAAGGTTGATGAAAAGCTTTGTGTCAATTGTGGTGCTTGCTTGGATACATGTCCAACTAATGAAATCGCTAAGAGTGAGAATTTAAATTTAGTAAAAAAAGTCATAATTGCTTCATCAAAAAATAAAAATATATTAATGAACTCTTCTAGTGGAGGAATTGTATCAACAATTCTCTATAGTTTATTTGAAAATTCTAAAATTGACGCCGCGCTAGTAGCTCATTTTGATAAAAACTTGAATGTTTATGGTGATTTTATAACATCTAAGAATGAAATTCTACTTCATTCTGGTTCTTATTACCAAACTTCTAGAATGCTTGTAAATATTGATAGAATAAAAAAGTTTAAATCTGTTGCTTTTGTTGGACTTCCATGTCATAATGTTGCTTTGAAAAAATTTATAAAAAAATATAACTTGGAAAATATATATTTATCAATTTCTCTAGTTTGTACTATTGGAAGAATGAAAAATGGTTTAATAGATTTTATAAATAGAAAATATCCACACTTTGTAATTGATAATATTGTAAGTTATAGATCTAGATACGGGGAAAAAAGGCCTGGCGTTATCAAAATTAAAAATAATGTTGAGAGTATAGAGTTAGATGCAAACAACTTTTTTTTCGAAAATGATTATTTTTTTGTTCCAGAAGGATGTTTAAATTGTAAAAAACTATTTGGAATTGAGTATTCTGATATTTCAGTTGGGGACAATTGGGGAGTAAAATCTGAAAATAAAATTGCTATAGTTTCTATTAATTCACAAAAAGGATTAGAAATGTTTAGTGATATTAAAAAAGATATTCTTTTTAAAGAAGCAAAAATAGAAGATTTAGTTAAATCACAACCTATAGGATATGGCTTAAAGTATTCTAATCGAGAAATTTTTAATAAAAGAATAAGATTATTAAAGTTTTTCTATAGAATGTTGCCTAAAAATAAGTTTATAAAAAAGCTATTAATAAAAATAAGAGGATTTATTTTCTATATTTATTTGTCTAATAAAAGGTGA
- a CDS encoding polysaccharide pyruvyl transferase family protein, protein MKKIGILTFNWAVNYGAILQMFAEYTFIKKHSNSDVSIINYVPDKLKKIYELKIFKGSLHPKSIIRNFLTLISKKEVVLKFSDFINNNFKLTKELKNTSELIKELYNFDIVIVGSDQVWNYYIVGEYLNDYLLNFDIPNLIKISYAASLGKNEVPGEVINLFENAVPKFDAISLREEKSKELLSNISKRNDIYVVLDPVFLLSKNEWLEVADQSKFETKHKNYILIYMLEYNENLVQFALNLSKRTKLPVYSIEIPFFRVYKDKNKFININNAGPEDFVKLFSNASYVLTNSFHGTSFSLIFERPFLTFAHSKYNLRIENILKFYNLENNIIYDKYHEYFKLNKIQMNITGNSKKIETLIGRSKSFILNAINKEGAKDEK, encoded by the coding sequence ATGAAAAAAATTGGGATTTTAACTTTTAATTGGGCTGTTAATTATGGAGCTATACTTCAAATGTTTGCAGAATACACATTTATAAAAAAACATTCTAATTCTGATGTAAGTATTATTAATTATGTACCTGATAAGTTAAAAAAAATTTATGAATTAAAAATTTTTAAAGGTTCTCTTCATCCTAAATCCATTATAAGAAATTTTCTCACTTTAATATCTAAAAAAGAAGTTGTGTTGAAATTTAGTGATTTTATAAACAACAATTTTAAATTAACAAAAGAATTAAAAAATACATCTGAATTAATAAAAGAACTCTATAATTTTGATATTGTTATTGTTGGGAGTGATCAAGTTTGGAATTATTATATAGTAGGTGAATATTTGAATGATTATTTATTAAATTTTGATATTCCAAATTTGATAAAAATATCTTATGCTGCTAGTTTGGGGAAAAACGAAGTTCCAGGAGAAGTAATTAATTTATTCGAAAATGCAGTACCAAAGTTTGATGCAATTTCTTTAAGAGAAGAGAAAAGTAAAGAACTCTTAAGCAATATTTCCAAAAGGAATGATATTTATGTTGTTTTAGATCCGGTTTTTTTACTTTCAAAAAATGAATGGTTAGAAGTTGCAGATCAATCTAAGTTTGAAACAAAACATAAAAACTATATTTTGATTTACATGTTAGAATATAATGAAAATCTAGTTCAATTTGCTTTAAATTTATCAAAGCGAACAAAACTTCCGGTTTATTCTATTGAAATTCCTTTTTTTAGAGTTTATAAAGATAAAAACAAATTCATTAATATTAATAATGCTGGTCCTGAAGATTTTGTTAAATTATTTTCGAATGCTTCATATGTTTTAACGAATTCTTTTCATGGAACTTCTTTTTCTTTAATTTTTGAAAGACCCTTTTTGACTTTTGCACATTCAAAATACAATTTGAGAATTGAAAATATTCTAAAATTTTATAATTTAGAAAATAACATTATTTATGATAAATATCATGAATACTTTAAATTGAACAAAATTCAGATGAATATAACTGGAAATAGCAAAAAGATCGAAACTTTGATTGGTCGTTCAAAAAGCTTTATATTAAATGCGATTAACAAAGAGGGTGCAAAAGATGAAAAATAA
- a CDS encoding glycosyltransferase — protein MKVMHYFLGFPPLHRGGLMVYVKDLSFNLKEKGIDISLLMPGKYSLYSKRSYVNLYKQVNGIPVYYIKNPLPVSFNGFKEPEYFMEKRVKNNYFDFFKNINIDILHIHSLIGLPYEIVENAKKAGIKVIYTTHDYYGLCPKINFYRIDGVDCLEDYSIKNCIFCNSQTSSVIKKIFFRNFLHFKYINVLKSLYYPIKKVKMFFKKSYENSVRDVFVSILDTSKFDRNIAKYVDWQNYEKDIIEEFDYIIFNSNNTKEVYSKFIDLKFKSYEVINVSNNSIKDNRNLFNYRPLINGKVIFSFLGGKSKIKGFYSLINVFNEIRKKYNNWELHVYGTNEKLEINNENIKFKGTYTHEDLMNIMLNSSIVLLPSKSHETFGFVGLEGISYGIPVLISDKVGLKDIIIHNYNGFIVKDTKDDKYLKDQIIRILENPNILENIHNNILKMNFNFDMATHVDRILNVYKKLLEV, from the coding sequence ATGAAAGTTATGCACTATTTTTTAGGATTTCCTCCTTTGCATAGAGGAGGCCTAATGGTTTATGTTAAAGATTTATCATTCAATCTTAAAGAAAAAGGAATTGATATTTCTCTATTAATGCCGGGTAAATATAGTTTATATAGCAAGAGAAGCTATGTTAATCTATATAAGCAAGTTAATGGTATTCCAGTTTATTATATTAAAAACCCCTTACCTGTTTCTTTTAATGGTTTTAAAGAACCAGAATATTTTATGGAAAAGAGAGTAAAGAATAATTATTTTGATTTTTTCAAAAATATTAATATTGATATTTTACATATTCATAGTCTAATAGGGTTACCATACGAAATAGTTGAAAATGCTAAAAAAGCCGGAATCAAAGTAATTTATACTACTCATGACTATTATGGCTTATGCCCAAAAATTAATTTTTACAGAATAGATGGTGTAGATTGTCTTGAAGATTATTCAATAAAAAACTGTATTTTTTGTAATTCTCAAACTAGTTCGGTAATCAAAAAAATTTTTTTTAGAAATTTTTTGCATTTTAAATATATAAATGTCTTAAAATCTCTTTATTATCCAATCAAAAAGGTAAAAATGTTTTTTAAAAAATCTTACGAAAATAGTGTTAGGGATGTTTTTGTTAGTATACTTGATACATCAAAATTTGACCGTAACATAGCCAAATATGTTGACTGGCAAAATTATGAAAAAGATATTATTGAAGAATTTGATTATATAATATTTAATAGTAATAATACTAAAGAAGTATATTCTAAATTTATTGATTTAAAATTTAAAAGCTATGAAGTTATTAATGTTTCAAATAATTCTATTAAAGACAACAGAAATTTATTTAATTATAGACCGTTAATTAATGGGAAAGTGATATTTTCCTTTTTAGGTGGAAAGAGCAAAATAAAAGGTTTTTATAGTTTAATTAACGTTTTTAATGAAATTAGAAAAAAGTATAATAATTGGGAACTACACGTTTATGGAACTAATGAAAAATTAGAAATTAATAATGAAAATATTAAGTTTAAAGGTACGTATACTCATGAGGATTTAATGAATATTATGTTGAACTCCAGCATTGTATTATTACCAAGCAAATCTCACGAAACGTTTGGCTTTGTTGGATTAGAAGGTATTTCTTACGGAATTCCAGTATTAATATCTGACAAGGTTGGGTTAAAAGATATTATAATACATAATTATAATGGATTTATTGTGAAAGATACTAAAGATGATAAATACTTAAAAGATCAAATAATTAGGATTTTGGAAAATCCAAATATTTTAGAAAATATTCATAATAATATTTTAAAGATGAATTTTAATTTTGATATGGCAACACATGTAGATAGAATACTTAATGTTTATAAAAAGCTTTTGGAGGTATAA
- the rfbB gene encoding dTDP-glucose 4,6-dehydratase: MRILVTGCAGFIGSNFVYYYLEKYKDREIIGLDKLTYAGNLKNLEKLTDEQKQRFKFIKGDINNSELVEYIFEEYDIDGVINFAAESHVDRSILDPQIFVKTNILGTQVLLNVARKHWFDGKRWKEGKKFLQVSTDEVYGSLGPTGYFTEETPLDPHSPYSASKASADLLVKAYHDTYKMPINITRCSNNYGPYQFPEKLIPLMITNALEHKELPVYGDGKQIRDWLYVEDHCRAIDMVFENGKIGEVYNIGGNNERENIFIVRKIIEVLREITGDEQINENLIKHVKDRPGHDRRYAIDASKIKKELGWEPEVEFEEGIRKTIKWYLENKDWLESVKSGEYLKWYERNYIKR, from the coding sequence ATGAGAATTCTTGTTACAGGATGTGCAGGATTTATAGGAAGTAATTTTGTATATTATTACTTGGAGAAATACAAAGATAGGGAAATAATAGGATTAGATAAATTGACATATGCTGGAAATTTAAAAAATCTTGAAAAATTAACAGATGAGCAAAAACAAAGGTTTAAATTCATTAAAGGTGATATAAATAATTCAGAATTGGTAGAATACATATTTGAAGAATATGATATAGATGGAGTAATAAATTTTGCAGCAGAAAGTCATGTGGATAGATCAATACTTGATCCACAGATATTTGTTAAAACAAACATTCTTGGTACACAAGTTTTACTTAATGTTGCTAGAAAACATTGGTTTGATGGAAAGAGATGGAAAGAAGGAAAGAAATTTTTACAAGTATCAACAGATGAGGTATATGGTTCATTAGGTCCAACTGGGTATTTTACAGAAGAAACACCACTTGATCCACACAGTCCATATTCAGCAAGTAAAGCTTCGGCTGATTTGTTAGTAAAAGCTTACCATGATACATACAAAATGCCTATTAATATTACAAGATGTTCTAATAACTATGGACCATATCAGTTTCCAGAGAAATTAATACCATTAATGATAACAAATGCATTAGAGCACAAAGAACTTCCAGTGTATGGTGATGGGAAACAAATAAGAGATTGGTTGTATGTAGAAGATCATTGTAGAGCTATAGATATGGTGTTTGAAAATGGAAAGATAGGAGAAGTTTACAATATAGGCGGAAATAATGAAAGAGAAAACATATTTATTGTAAGAAAGATAATTGAAGTACTAAGAGAAATAACAGGTGATGAACAAATAAATGAAAATTTGATAAAACATGTTAAAGACAGACCTGGACATGATAGAAGGTATGCAATAGATGCAAGCAAGATAAAGAAAGAATTAGGATGGGAACCAGAAGTTGAATTTGAAGAAGGGATAAGAAAGACAATAAAGTGGTATTTAGAAAATAAAGATTGGTTAGAATCTGTAAAAAGTGGTGAGTATTTGAAGTGGTATGAGAGAAATTATATCAAAAGATAA
- the rfbD gene encoding dTDP-4-dehydrorhamnose reductase: MKILLTGASGQLGKAFQELFKNENVKYIATDVKELDITNLEQVLLFVKQFKDITHIINCAAYNQVDKAEQDWKSAYLVNGLAVRNLAIAANEINAEIVHYSTDYVFSGNKGEPYTIYDTPDPINKYGQSKVLGERFLTTIAEKWYLIRTSWVFGDGPVNFVKKVIEWSKKTNELRIVDDEVSAPTYAPDLAKATYELIKLKAYGLYHITNTSCSRYEWAEFILKEIGWNGKLLKAKQEDFSLPAKRPTYSVLDNFGYYETVGKTMRDWKEATREYIKFLKMRGEI, translated from the coding sequence ATGAAAATTTTATTGACAGGTGCAAGTGGTCAGCTTGGAAAAGCTTTTCAAGAGTTATTTAAAAATGAAAATGTAAAATATATAGCAACTGATGTAAAAGAATTAGATATAACAAATTTAGAACAAGTTTTGTTGTTTGTAAAGCAATTTAAAGATATTACTCATATAATCAATTGTGCAGCATATAATCAGGTTGATAAAGCTGAACAAGATTGGAAAAGTGCATACCTAGTTAATGGTCTAGCTGTAAGAAATCTTGCAATAGCTGCAAATGAAATAAATGCTGAAATAGTTCATTATTCAACTGATTATGTTTTTTCAGGAAATAAAGGGGAGCCATATACTATATATGATACTCCAGACCCAATAAATAAATATGGTCAAAGCAAAGTTTTAGGCGAAAGATTTCTTACTACAATAGCTGAGAAGTGGTATCTAATTAGAACAAGTTGGGTATTCGGGGATGGACCAGTTAATTTTGTAAAGAAAGTCATTGAATGGAGTAAAAAAACAAATGAATTAAGAATAGTAGATGACGAAGTAAGTGCTCCAACGTACGCTCCAGACCTTGCAAAAGCAACATATGAACTAATTAAGCTTAAAGCATATGGGTTGTATCATATAACAAATACATCTTGCTCAAGATATGAATGGGCTGAATTTATTCTTAAAGAAATTGGATGGAATGGTAAATTATTGAAAGCAAAGCAAGAAGATTTTAGCCTGCCAGCAAAAAGACCTACCTATTCAGTGCTTGATAACTTTGGATATTATGAAACAGTAGGAAAAACAATGCGTGATTGGAAAGAAGCAACAAGAGAATATATAAAATTCCTTAAAATGAGGGGTGAAATATAA